A single region of the Vigna radiata var. radiata cultivar VC1973A unplaced genomic scaffold, Vradiata_ver6 scaffold_298, whole genome shotgun sequence genome encodes:
- the LOC106778955 gene encoding NADH dehydrogenase [ubiquinone] 1 alpha subcomplex subunit 8-B, with translation MASAVDASGNPIPSSSVLMASSKHIGIRCHSENLDFLKCKKKDPNPEKCLDKGRDVTRCVLGLLKDLHQKCTKEMDDYVGCMYYHTNEFDLCRKEQQAFEKKCSLE, from the exons ATGGCGAGCGCTGTAGATGCCTCGGGAAACCCAATCCCATCGTCGTCGGTGTTGATGGCATCGTCGAAGCACATTGGGATCCGGTGCCACTCTGAGAACTTGGATTTTCTGAAGTGCAAGAAGAAGGATCCTAACCCTGAAAAGTGTCTTGACAAGGGTCGCGATGTAACCCGCTGTGTCCTTGGACT TTTGAAAGATCTGCATCAAAAGTGCACAAAGGAGATGGATGATTACGTTGGCTGCATGTACTACCATACAAATGAATTTGACTTGTGTCGCAAAGAGCAGCAAGCATTTGAGAAAAAGTGTTCTTTGGAATGA